A window of the Bdellovibrio svalbardensis genome harbors these coding sequences:
- the hflX gene encoding GTPase HflX translates to MHSTETKIQKAVLVGIQLPRTSDQERESSLDELSRLVTTLGFEVIGRTSQRRSSTKGATVLGDGKLLELAKWTGGTGVIGPMIVKKKHKASLRLDWKKGGNDEEEEGSTESSLPDFLEEEEFVFEPEDSVEEENPLERADVVIFDCDLSPSQLRNVESATGASVLDRTGVIIEIFSRHARTRAARLQVEIARLTYVAPRMRETGASDDRQGGGGKGAGETSIELDRRKIRDRIKELKNELEAIGQEHLTRRSRRDQELCVALVGYTNAGKSSLMRAMTGSEVLVADKLFATLDTTVRAIQPETQPKILLSDTVGFIKKLPHDLVASFKSTLDEALNASLLLYVVDAADPSFRSQLEVTKTTLAEVGVKDTPTMLILNKRDRLTEEESEALRQEFPEAIQLSTRDPQDIHDLRERMIKFFEQSMVEEDVMVPYSIQGIIGDLRARVKVLAEEYDGSGVKIRARGSAEDFARIRSKIKQAIYDKE, encoded by the coding sequence ATGCATTCGACTGAAACTAAAATCCAAAAGGCCGTTCTGGTGGGAATTCAACTTCCTCGCACCTCCGATCAAGAACGTGAAAGCTCACTTGATGAACTTTCACGCCTGGTGACTACTTTGGGGTTTGAAGTCATCGGTCGAACTTCCCAACGTCGTTCATCGACCAAGGGTGCAACAGTCCTGGGTGATGGTAAACTCTTGGAGCTTGCCAAATGGACGGGCGGAACCGGCGTGATCGGTCCCATGATCGTCAAAAAGAAGCACAAGGCCTCTTTAAGACTGGATTGGAAAAAAGGTGGCAATGACGAAGAAGAGGAAGGTTCTACCGAGTCTTCTTTGCCAGACTTCCTGGAAGAGGAAGAGTTTGTCTTTGAACCTGAGGACTCTGTCGAGGAAGAAAACCCTCTGGAGCGCGCAGACGTCGTTATTTTTGACTGTGATCTTTCACCATCCCAATTGCGCAATGTTGAAAGTGCCACCGGCGCCTCTGTTTTGGATCGCACAGGTGTGATCATCGAAATTTTCAGCCGTCATGCGCGCACTCGTGCCGCTCGTCTGCAAGTTGAGATTGCACGCTTAACTTACGTTGCTCCTCGCATGCGCGAAACCGGAGCTTCTGACGATCGCCAAGGTGGTGGTGGTAAAGGGGCCGGTGAAACCAGCATTGAATTGGATCGCCGTAAGATTCGCGACCGTATTAAAGAATTAAAAAATGAACTTGAAGCCATTGGCCAAGAGCACCTGACTCGCCGATCACGTCGTGATCAAGAGCTTTGCGTCGCTCTTGTTGGCTACACCAATGCTGGTAAGTCCTCGTTGATGCGTGCCATGACTGGCAGCGAAGTTTTGGTTGCTGATAAGCTGTTTGCAACATTGGACACCACGGTTCGCGCTATTCAGCCCGAAACACAGCCAAAAATTTTGCTTTCTGATACTGTCGGCTTCATCAAAAAACTTCCCCATGACCTCGTGGCTTCTTTTAAATCGACCCTGGATGAAGCTCTCAATGCTTCGTTGCTCCTGTATGTCGTGGACGCGGCGGACCCTTCATTCCGTTCACAGCTTGAAGTAACCAAAACGACTTTGGCTGAAGTGGGAGTTAAAGATACTCCGACTATGCTAATTTTGAATAAGCGTGACCGTCTCACAGAGGAAGAGTCCGAAGCTTTGCGCCAGGAATTCCCTGAAGCAATCCAGCTTTCCACTCGCGATCCTCAGGATATTCATGATTTGCGCGAACGAATGATTAAATTCTTCGAACAATCCATGGTTGAAGAAGACGTTATGGTTCCTTATTCCATCCAAGGAATCATCGGTGATCTTCGCGCTCGCGTAAAAGTTTTGGCAGAAGAATACGACGGGTCTGGTGTTAAAATCCGTGCACGCGGAAGTGCTGAAGATTTCGCTAGAATTCGCAGCAAAATCAAGCAGGCGATTTACGACAAAGAATGA